Within Candidatus Omnitrophota bacterium, the genomic segment TAGTCCATCATTTCAATCGCTTTTTTACCGAGAAATTCCGAATCTTTGTTCAAAAGGACTTCACCATTCGTGAGAATCTCTTTAAGAAAGAGTCCTTTAGCCACTCGCAGGTCGCTCAAATCGATATCACTTTTTGAGATATGCCGTTGTTTTCGAAGTAGGTAAGCAGTTCCGGTAGGCCGGAGATATTGTTATCCATCACTGTAAAATGATAGTTAAAATTTGCTGAAAGAACAAAATAGGGGAAAACAAGCTCGGTCTTTGTGTGCCCGGGTTTTATGAGCCACGACAGACCACAACAGGAACACGACAAGGGCGCGTACCCACCGGAACGCGCCTCTTACTCGAAGGTGCAGACGACGGGGCTGGGTATTACACAGGTCGTGATTGTCGTGTGTGTCGTGGATGGGATAAATCATTTTTGCTAACAGTTAGCGTTTGACACTATTAGTGAGATACGCTATCATTGAATATGATAAAAAGCTTCAAAAATGGTCTTACGGAGAGTATCTGGCAGAGGAAACGGATTAAAAGTTTTCCCAGTGATCTATTCAAAACGGCCAGACGGAAGTTAGGATTAATTGAGGATGCTGTAGAACTGAATGATCTCCGGATACCACCCGGTAATTGTCTTGAAGCTTTAAGGGGTGATCGAAGAGGACAGCACAGCATCCGTATAAACGACCAATGGCGTGTCTGTTTTCGTTGGGT encodes:
- a CDS encoding type II toxin-antitoxin system RelE/ParE family toxin → MIKSFKNGLTESIWQRKRIKSFPSDLFKTARRKLGLIEDAVELNDLRIPPGNCLEALRGDRRGQHSIRINDQWRVCFRWVDGHAFDVEIADYH